The Terriglobus roseus sequence ACGAGCTTCTTATACAACTTTGATTATGTGAGTTTCGCTTCCGGTCTATCGTCTGCCCTCCCTCCAACGCACTGAAGGGTTCGAGAGGACTTCGCTGACCTGTGACGCAAACTTCCTCGAAAAAGTTAAGGTTCATCTTGGGGGTAGGTTTAGGGGTAGATGATGGATAGTATACTGTAAACCGCACAAAAACATGCACTTACTACGCTATTCGAATCCCCCACTCTCCGCCAGTTCCTCCTTGAAATTCGCCAGGATACCGAAAACGTGCGTCGATCAGTATCGACGCGGGTTTCTTTGCTGCGGACTTCCCCCGTAACAGTTGCAGCGCCACTCTACGGTCCGATGAATGCAACGGGTAGCCTTCGAGGTAGCCCTTTCCACCGCGGAAGTCGAGCTGCCTGCTGAGTTCGCGCTTCTCTGCACACTGCGAGGATGGAGTGAGCGGAACGAGCGAAGCCCTTGCCGGGAACTGCGGTAAGGGCTTCCTGCTTCTCGGTGATGCTGCGTGTGGTTGTTACTTGATTGTGAGAGCCATGACGGTCTGTTGCGAGACTGCCCCGGCGGTTGCGGTGAACGTTACGTTGGAGGTTCCTGCCGGCGTTACGGGTGCGGGTGTCGTGCTGGTTTGGGTTGTGCTGTAGCCTCCGCATCCGCCGGCGGCTGCGAAAGAGAGCATAAGAACCATCGCAACACAGGCCAGACGTACCGTCATGACGGAGCGCCGCTTCCCGATGGCGAGGAAAGAAGCAAACGGCAGAAGGGCCGCGACTACGATGCCGGACAACATGCCAGGGCCATGCATCGGGCTCATATTTGCTGTCTTGGTATTGGTGGTGATCGTCGCCGTCACAATGGTCGGCGCCGTGGATGAGACGCTGGCTTGTGCTGGTGAAAAGCTGCAGGTGGCATTCGCGGGAAGGCCTGTGCAGGCCAGTGACACGTTGCCCGTGAAGCTGTTCACGGGTACGACGCTCAGTTGAACCTGCGTGCTGCCGCCTGCGGTGATGGTGGCTGACGGATTGGCCGTGCTGAAACCAATCGTGGGAGTCGCTCCTGCGGTGGTTGCATTGGTGATGCCGGCCAGCAATCCATGCTGTTCTTTGTCCAGGCCGGCTGTGAAGTAGACGGTGCTTGCGTCGCCACCGCCGACTGCGGTGGTCCCGGTGACGGGGGCAGCGCCGGGAAGCAGTTCCCACAGGCTGGCATACTGCAGCGGCTTGCCCGTACCGTCCACCAGTTGACCCAGATAGGAGAAAGTCTTTGGATCGAAGACATTGATCATGCCATCACCGAAGTTTCCGATGAGCAGGTCGTTGGAGAAGACGCCGAAGTTAGCAGGGGCGAAGGTAATCCCCCACGGTGAGTTGAGGTTGCCACCTGTTGCCACGCGGCTGACGAAGTTGCCGGCCGTGTCAAACACGCTCACCACGCCGTTGCCGGGAGCGTTCACACTCAGGTACGGAACCGTGGTGGTACGCAGCGCGTAAGCCACGAATACCTGCGTTCCGATCACATGCACTGAGAAGGGCGAGTAGCCTGCGGGCAGCGTGGGGTCCGTGAAGTTACCCGCGAGCGCCGTGGGTGCGAAGTTACTGTCGTAGACCTCAATCTTATTTCCCACGCCGAAGTTCGCTGCAAGGATGTAGCTCTTGCTGGTGACACCGGCCGTGGCGATGTTGAGAATGGCGAGTCCCGGATAGGAAGCGCCTGCTGCCTTGTTGTTGACCGATATGGTGGAGATTGCGCCTTCCGTTCCCAGCTTGCCGTTCCAGCCGGAGATGGTGCCATCGAGCGTGGAGAAGATGAAGCTGGCCTTGGTGGCATTCGCCAGCAGCATTCCAACAGCGCCACCCGTCGTTACGGAACCGGCCGGTAGACCCGGAGCCGTGTTGGGTGCGGTTCCAGTGGGTACGATCACCTTGAACGCAACGGTCCCGCTGGCCGGGACGACGTAGTTGTAGCCGGTGCCGGCGGCACTAATCCAGAAATTACCGCTGGCGCTGATCGCCCAGGGATTCTTGAAGTTTGCGTCGGTATTGGTGGCTGCAACTGAGCCGTCAGACAGTAGATTGGTTACCTTGTACGACTGCGCTGCAGCCGGAATAACGGCGGCGAGCACAGTCACAGTGTGCAGAACAGCCTTACGAAGAAACTGCATGGGAGCACCTTCTCTCTCGCACCTGGCGATGTGAGAAGGCTATTGAGAGGGGAAGGGCGAGATGTCCCAATCTTGTCTCGCCAAGGTCATTTGACCGTCACGTCGCATCGCCTTGTGACTGCATCCGGAGTAGGTCGTCAATAAGTCTTGTGGTCTATTTCATAGCTCTGGCCAAACTTGTTCAGGTGCGTTGCGGGTTGTGACGGCGGGCCAGCGTCAATCCGGCCAAGGTCCGTGGCTTCCTCCGCAGGGACGGTTACCTGCCGCGTTAGATGATTGAGTGCATCGTCCCGTCGGCCTTCCACCCAAACGTGTAACTCGTACGTCCCGCCCGGAACAGCCGTCATGCGGAAGACGCCATCGTCGGCTGCCACGCTGAAATAGGGTGTCGCCAATGACAGGACTACTGCGCTCATGTCGGGATGGATGTTGCAGAAGATGTAGGACACCCCTTCGCGGGAAAACGTGACCGTGCGCATGGAGCCCGCTTCATAGAGCCCCAGGTCAAACCGCTTTCCATCGAAGAGAGAAAACACATTGTGAAAGAAGGGGTCGGCGTTGGGGAAGCTGACGGCGCTGCCGAGGGGAACAACCAGCAGGTGGGGCGAAAACATCTTGTTCTTCTGCAGCAGCGTGAACTTTCCCGGATGCACGGGCACTGCATCCGGAGACAGGGGAGTGAGCCACGCCACGGCAGGAGGCATGCGCTCGTTTTTGCCCTTGGGCGCAAGCGAGAGGCGCGCCGTCACATCCGCAGCATGGGCCACAGCGCCTGACAGCAACATGCCCGCGAGCAGGCCTGACCTGTAGTGACGAGTCCGCATCAGAAGCGATACCCCGCGGCTACGCCGATGGCGTCTGAGGTTCGAGTGGGTCCGACCAGATAGTTCGACCAGAGACGACGATACTCGAGCGATAGCTGAAGGTAACTGCTGGGGCTGACGATGACATTGCCGTACGCCGCGCGGTTCCGGGTCAGGCCCGGATACGACGCTGCCTGGGAAGAGGACGCAGAGCGAACATCGGCCGCAAAAGGTGCATCGATGCCGAAGCCACCATTGAACTGCAACCGGTCGTTCCGGCGGATGGATGCCTGCACCCATCCGCCGGCATTATTCAATGGTCTGGCAGTGTCCGCCGCATTGATTGGGTAGACATAGTCGACATAGCCGCCACCACCCAGACCGCCAAGCCCTGCGCCGCGGTACGCATTGGAGGTGATCTGTACATGCCTGCCGAGCGGCAGGCGCAGATCAGCCGAAGCTGCCCAGGCATTGAAGCGATAGCCTTCCAGCGTGCGATGCGGACTGAAGTACTGTCCTACGCCAACACGAAACCCGGTATCCCGATCGCCCATCGCATAGCCAAGGCGCGATTCCAGTCCGGGCCATCGGCTTCGTTGTGCCAGGCTAAAGGACGCGGTTGCGGTTGAGTTCGGCAGGCGAGGATCCTGCACGTCGATCACGGCGCCTTCCAATTGCAGATGCTGGTTGGTCCGGATTGCGATCTCCTGCTTTACGCCAGCCTGCGGGTTCCACGTCCACAGGTCGCCGCTCCACGCCAGGTTCGGCTGAGCGGTGGATACCAGTGACGTTGGCATGTTTGGTGCAAGCAAGGGGCGATCCAGCGAGAAGAACGCTTCGGTGCTCTTCCAGCGCAGCGATGCGTGCGCTGTGCGAAGACGCACAAGGCCAGAGCCGCCGTAAGTCTGCTGGGAGCCATTGCCAAAGAAGTCGATGTTGAGATCGGCGTGGCTTGTAGCACCGAGCAGATGTGGGCCGGTGGCTTGCAGTCCAAGGATCGTCTGCCGAATGGACATGCCGGTTGTGCCGCTGCCATTCAGCGCATAGGTGGGGTCGATCGGATCGTCGACGCGCCGCGTGTTGATAAATGCGTTGAACAGGATCAGGCCACTCACACGCAACGGATATTTCGACTCAGATTCGACCTTCGCCTGTTCATGCGTTGCAATCTGCGACTCGGCGATTGCCTGGCGCTCCCGCAACTCACCCAGAGACGCGGAGGTGCTGGTGTCGGCGGGTGACGACGAAGGTTTCGCCTCCGGCTTGGCGTCTAGCTGGGACTGGAGTTCTGCCAACTGCTCCTGCAGGAATTGCAGTTGTTTTTGATATGCCGTGACCTGCGACTGGACTTGAACGACTGCATCGCTCAGGCGTTGCAGCTTCTGCTGTGCCGTCTCCGTTGGAGATACTTGCGCCAGCACACACCGGGCAGATCCCACGATCAAGCATGTGACGAGAAGGTTGCGTTTCATGGTGTCACCAGGGAGGCATTCGTCGACGGTTTCGTTGCTTCGCCCGGAGGGCACTTGCGTTCAATCGTCAGCCGAAAGACGGTTGCGCCGGGCTCGCTGCTGACTAACTCCACGCTTCCGTTGTGATCCTGCGCAACGCTGTGGGTCAGTGTAAGCCCAAGGCCGGTCCCCTTCTGCTTTCCATTACTTACAAATGCGTCGAAGAGCGTGTGACGAATGATTTCCGGTACGCCCGGTCCCGTATCTTGCACTGTGATCGCAATGTGTTTTTCGTTTACTGAAACAGAGACGAGGACCTCGCGGCGGCCGTTGCTTTGACCCGCGGACTGGCAGGCGTTCAGCAGCAGGTTATAGACGGCACGTTCCATCTGTCGTGCGTCGATGATGGCGTTGGTGTCATCGTCGGCGTAATCGGCGCGCACGGTGACGCGCTCCGCGTCAGGATGCGCGTGGATCAGTGCGATCGCACGATCGACCACTGTGTTCATCGGGACCGCATGGCGTGGTGGTGTCGACCCGGTGGTGCTGAAGAGCAGCAGGGTATCGAGCATGTCCGTGGTGCCAAGCACGGCGACCCGGATTTCTTCGAAGACTTCGAGCCGTTCGCTTTCAGGCAGTGAGGGTGACGCGAGGAATTCCGCGTTGGCATAGACAGCTGCAAGGTAATGACGCAGATCATGCGATACGGAATGCGCCATGCGGCCAATCGTCGCCAGCCGTTCCGATTCCAGCAGGGCACGGTTCTTCTTCTGGATGTCGGCGCGCATGCCGGCGATGACCTCACTCAGGTAGCGCACTTCACGTGGTCCGTCCGCCGGCAGGGCATAGGCTTCATCCCCGTTCGCAAACGCACTTACGGCAGCGGCCAGGCGCTCCAGCGGCTTCGTCAGCGTACGGGCAAGCACCAGCATCAGCACCGACCCAATGGCGATCGCAAATACGGCAGCCAGCAGGAGCACGCGGCTGATCTCCCGTTCCGCTTGCTCTGCCGTATCGAAGGACTTCAGCACGATGAGGTGCAGCGGTACATTGGCGCTGCGCGTCAGATCGCGCGAGACGGTGAGGAAGCGGCCCGCTCCCAAGCGCAGAGCGCGCGGCGACGCGTCTTCCGCAGACGAAGCGCTTTCAATCACGCCGGCCGATACATCGATGGGCAGGGTCGTAGCCGCAACGCGATTGCCTGCCAGGAAGATGCCTTCCGCCCCGGCGCCGCGACCCACTTCACGCAGCAGCTCATGGTCGACGGAGTATCCGCCCACCACGTATCCCAGCAGGGTCCCGTTGGTTGCCGTTCCGAAGTAGATCGGGGTGTACGTGTACTCATACAAATTGCCGGATGCCAGAAGATAGTGTTTCGCGGACTGAGACATGGCTGCCTGCAGCTGCTGCCTCAAGTCCGCAGCATTCGTGGCGCCTTTGGCATAAGCGGCGATGACCCTGCCTTCGCTGTCGGCAAGTGCAAACAGTTCGTTGCCGCTTAGCTTCCAGAAATCCTGAGCGCTGTCCTGGATGGTGCGTTCATCATGCGTCGTCATTAGCGCCCGCAGCGTGGGCAGCGTTGCCAGCAGTGTGTTCTCGCGCTCAAGCGCGCTGCGCCGGCGTTCCTGCAGGTCCTGAAATGTTTGCAGGGAGTGTTGCAGATCATCATGCAACGAGCGCTGCACGTCTGTGCGCATGCGGTCGCGGACCACCAGCAGGCTCAGTGCCATGGTCACTGCGATGATCAAAGCCACTGAGATCTGCAGCAACAGCCGCGTGCGGATTCCTTTGGTTTGTTTCCCGTGGGCCAAAGTCATTCTCGCTAAGGAATGAATTTGTATCCGGCACCGTGAACGGTCCGGATGTAGCGCGGCTCCGCAGCGTCAGGCTCAAGCTTCTGCCTGAGCTTCAGAATCTGGTTATCAACTGTGCGCGTTGTTGGGTAGGAGTTATAACCCCACACTTCATTCAGCAACTCTTCCCGGCTGAGGACGCGTTCGGGATGATCGGCGAAGTAACGCAACAACTTGAACTCATGCGCCGTCAGGGTGGCAGGCTCGCCGGCGCGCTGTGCCGTCATGCGAGCGAAGTCAATCTCGCATTCGCCGAAGCGAAAGACGGAAGCGGAGGGGGCTTTCTGTGTACGCCGGATGGCAGCCTGGACGCGCGCCAGGAGTTCGCGCGGACTGAAGGGTTTCGTGACGTAATCATCCGCGCCGATGTCAAAGAGCAACACTTTGTCCGCAACTTCGCTGATGGCGCTGAGGATGACGACGGGCGTCCCGGCACGTTCCGCCTTCACCATTCGGCACAGATCGCGGCCATAGATATTTGGCAGCATCAGGTCAAGCACCACGGCGGCAGGCCGTCCGGCGCGGAAAGCATCGAGTCCCGACTGGCCGTCGCCGCAGAGAGTTACGGCATACCCCTGCTCGGAGAAGAGACGGTAAAGAATCTTCTGCATACGAACGTCATCTTCCACGACCAGTATCTGGGCTTTGGTCCCGAGGATGACACCCGCTCCGCTCTTCGCCGCATCGCGTTCCTGCATCTGCATCGTGCCGTTTATTTTCCGCCTTTCGATCGACGATGTGCGGGAAATCTGAATGCAGTGACAAGGTTGTGACAATTGCCGGTGCCTCTTCGCGGAGGATTGGACGCCCTTGCGGTTGCGCGCTGCGGGATAACAGCAAAAGAACAGGACGGTGACATGTCGCTGACATCCCGCCGGTCGGTCCTCTCTAGCGTGATCGCAGCCAGCCACTCCTCCCCTTGGGTGGTCTGAGCCAAAGGAGAGGCCCCCTCTATGCGCATTCCTCTAACGCACCCCCGTTCTTTCCCCTGTAATCGACTCGCCTGTCTTGCAGGCCTGGCAGTGGCAGCGCTTTGCATCGCCCCGATCGCCCAGGCGCAGTACGGTAACGACCATGACGACCACGGCGGTGGCCACAGCCAACATAGCTGGCCATCGTGGGGTGGCAACCTCGAAAACTCGCACGGCAGCGATGCGGAGTCCGCAATCACCACAGAAACAGTCCGCGACCTGAAGGTGAAATGGCAGTTCACGACGGGAGGCGATGTCTCCTCGACACCGACAGTGGAGGATGGCTCGGTATACGTCACCGACTGGGGTGGCTTCATTCATCGCGTCGATGCTGAAACCGGCAAAGCCATCTGGTCACACAAGGTGTCGGAATACACCAATCTCGACACGTCTCTCTCACGCACATCGCCTGCTCTGGCCGGCGACCTTGTCGTAATCGGCGACCAGGGCGCAGCGACTGTGGTCGTCATCAACAAGCGCGACGGCTCGCTCGTCTGGAAGCGGACGCTTGATACGACGCGCACCGCCTACATCACCAGCTCTCCCGTGATTGACGGCGATCGCATCTTTGTAGGGATTGCCTCGGGCCAGGAGGGCCTGGCCGCCAGCGATCCTACCCTTGTCCCCGACTTCCGCGGTTCCGTCGTCGCGCTGGATCGCAAGTCCGGCGATGTGCTCTGGCGCACCTTTACGGTTCCCGATGGCTACAGTGGAGGCGCGGTCTGGGGTGGCAACTTCGTCATCGATCACAAGCGCGGCCAGCTGTATGCGAGCAGCGGCAACAACTACTCGATTCCTTCGAGCGCGAACGCCTGTATCAGTGGCGCCATGACACCCGAGGCGAAGTTCAACTGCCTGGACCGGGCAGACAACATCGATTCCATCCTGGCCATCGACCTTCGCACGGGCAAACCGCGCTGGGCTCGTCGCCTGTTTGGTCCCGATACCTGGACAGTCGCCTGCGTTGCCAAGCCCAACCTGGGTATCCCGTGCCCGGACAATAGTGGCCCGGACTTCGACTTCGGTTCTGCTCCCAACTTCTTCACCGTGCATGCCGGTGGCCGCGAGCGGGACATCGTCGGTGCGGGTCAGAAGAGCGGCATGTACTGGGCGCTCGATCCAGACACTGGTGCAATCCTTTGGGGCACGCAGGTAGGGCCGGGTGGAACCACGGGCGGCATTGAATGGGGCTCCGCGACCGATGGCAAGCGCGTCTATGTTGCGCTCAACAACAGTGGTCGCCTGCCTTACACCTTTCCCAACGGTCAGACCTCCATCGCAGGATCGTGGGCTGCGCTGGACGCGCTGACCGGTAAGGTCGAGTGGCAGGTTCCTGCATCCGGACAGAGTGCAGTGAACCCCACACTTGCGGCGGGAGCTACCGGGCAGATGTCCATTGCGAATGGCGTCGTCTTTGCACCCTCCTTGTCCGGAGACATGGTTGCGCTGGATGCCGCGAACGGAAAGACCCTCTGGAAGTTTGCCAGCGGCGGTTCCGTGGTGGATGGTCCTTCGATCGTCGACGGAACGGTCTATTGGGGAAGTGGCTACGGACACTTCCGCATCGGCACGCCCAACAATAAGTTGTATGCCTTTGAGCTTCCGCATGGGCATCATGAGGAACACGGCGACGACCACGGCGATGGGAGGGATGGGCGCGAACGCGGCAAGTAAAGTCCTGAAGATGCCGTGGAGATGCTGGGAACCGGGCGCGTCAAGCTGCCCGGTTCCAGCACCTGAAGCGATCGCGCTCTAGCCACCGGGGCGTGCAAAAAGCTTCCAGCGGGAGGCCGGGCCGGTGCGTGCTCGTGCCTTAGACTCTTGAGCATGCGAACATCTCACCGCGTGCTCCTCTTGGCCTTCGTTGGCAACGTTGCGGCCGCCTTGTGCGCGGCCCAAACGCCGCTTGTGGAATTGGACAAACCATCGCAGGCCACGTCATTCGCGGTAGCGGCGCAGGGCAGAGCAGCGGCAATCTATGTTGCACCCGGCAATCCGGAAAGCGTACGGACTGCTGCGGAGGCATTTGCCGGCGATGTCGAGCGCGTTACGGGCATACGTCCCGCACTCCTGACCAGCCTGAAGGCGCCTTTGCCTGCACAGTTGATCCTGGTCGGGGTTGTCGGAAAGACGTCCGAGTTCGACCAGCTCCAGAAACAGCATCGTCTTGAGACTGCTGCGATCGATGGCAAGTGGGAAGCGGCGGAGACGCTTGTGATCTCCAATCCGCCCGCCGCTCTTCTTCCGGGAGTAAAGTCGGCCCTGATCGTTGCAGGAAGCGACCGGAGAGGGACTGCCTTCGCACTGTTTGCGATGTCGCGGGCCATGGGCGTCTCTCCCTGGTACTGGTGGGCTGACGTGCCCGTGGCGAAACATCGCGCAATTTATGTCTCGCCGGGGTTGCACACACAGGCTCCGCCTTCGGTGCAATACCGCGGCATCTTCCTGAACGATGAAGACTGGGGTCTTCGTCCGTGGGCTGCGAAGAAGATGGATCCCGCGGTCGACGGCGGCAAGGGGAATTTCGGTCCACACACGTACGAGCACATCTTTGAGCTTCTTCTGCGCTTGCACGCTAACTCGCTTTGGCCGGCGATGCATCCGGGATCGTTGGCGTTCAATGCGATTCCTGAGAATGCAGTATTGGCCGACAAGTGGGGCGTCGTGATGGGTTCCTCGCATTCTGAGGCCCTGCTGCGAAACAACGTTGGCGAGTGGAGCGAGGCAGCGCCGCCCCGGGGCGATGGTCCCTGGAACTACCAGAAGAATGCCGATGCGATGAATGCGTATTGGGACAAGCGTCTGCAGGTGAACGGCAAGTACGAGAACTTCTACACGGTGGGCCTGCGAGGGCTCCACGACTCGGGACTGCAGGCGACCGGATCAGCCGAGGTGAAAGCTCGCCTTGTGGAAGGCGCGATGACGAAACAGCGGCAGTTGTTGGAGGAGCGGGTAAACCGAAACGTCGCAACACTGCCGCAGGTGATCTGGCTCTACAAGGAATCGTTGGATCTGTACCGCGCGGGCATGAAGGTGCCGGAGGATGTAACGCTCGGCTGGACGGACGACAACTATGGCTACATTCGGCAGTTGCCCAACGCCGTGGAGCAGAAGCGGCCGGGCGGTTCAGGCGTGTATTACCACGTCAGCTACTGGGGAGCTCCGCACGATCATCTCTGGTTAAGTTCGACTCCCCCCGCACTGATCCGCGAAGAGATGACCAAAGCGTACGACCACAATGCCAGGAAGTATTGGGTTCTGAATGTAGGCGACATCAAGCCGGCGGAAATGGACATTGACTACTTCATGCAACTGGCCGTGGATGAACCGGGAATGTCGAAGATCAGCCAACGACAGTTCCTGCAGGGCTGGTTGCATGAGCAGATTCCGTCCGCCAATGCTGCAGCGGCTGCAGACCTGATGACCCGCTACTACGCCTTGAACTTTGTCCGCAGGCCAGAGTTCATGGGCTTCAACGGGTACGACGACGGGGTCAAGCGAACCGACTTCAATCCGCTTGCCTGGCCAAGCCATGGCCAGCCGGACCAAAATCATGCACGCACGGCCGAGTGGGCACGGGCCAGTGAAGAGGCGCGCGTCCTCTCGAAGTCACTTCCGGCTGACGAGACTGCGGCGTACTTCGAGCTTGTCGGCTATCCCGTGGAAGCGGCTGCAGCGATGAACGAAAAGTTTCTTGCGACGGACCTGAGCTTTCTGGATGCAGCGAAACAGAAGTCAGCAGAGACACAGCGCGATGCGTCACGAGCGCAGGCGGCCTACCAGACCATTCAGGCGCTCACAGCGAAATACAACAACCTGCTAGGAGGGAAGTGGGACGGCATCATGTCCGCCTCGCCGCGCGAACGACGTGTGTTCGAAATGCCCGCTACTGCCACAGCAGCCGATGCAAAGACCCCTTTGCCCGCAAGTTGGGGTGAGGGCCAGATGCAACCGGAACGCGCCCCGAAGAGTGTCACTGGCTTTACGGAGCAGCACGGGGCCGTGTCGATCAATGCAGCTCACTATGGGACGAAGATCGATGGCGATATCGCGCATTGGCAGACGCTCGATGATCTCGGCATCTCCGGGAGTTCGGTGGTTTATGGCAGCCCCGGCGCGCTCGCGAATACGGCGGCTTCGGGAACGCCCTCATCGAATGCAGCGTCGCTGGACTACGACTTCACAACAGTAACGACTGACCCGGGCAAGCTGTCGATCTATCTGCTGCCAACGTTTCCGCTGGATTCGGAGCATCGTCTTCGCTACGCGGTTGTACTTGACGTCGGAGCGCCGATGGAGCGCGTGATCAACGGTAACGGCATGCAGGCGGCAGAATCCGGAGACGGCCCAAGCGGCGCGGAGTGGCCCCGGAACGTGTTGCGGAATGCTGCGGTCGA is a genomic window containing:
- a CDS encoding TIGR03118 family protein — encoded protein: MQFLRKAVLHTVTVLAAVIPAAAQSYKVTNLLSDGSVAATNTDANFKNPWAISASGNFWISAAGTGYNYVVPASGTVAFKVIVPTGTAPNTAPGLPAGSVTTGGAVGMLLANATKASFIFSTLDGTISGWNGKLGTEGAISTISVNNKAAGASYPGLAILNIATAGVTSKSYILAANFGVGNKIEVYDSNFAPTALAGNFTDPTLPAGYSPFSVHVIGTQVFVAYALRTTTVPYLSVNAPGNGVVSVFDTAGNFVSRVATGGNLNSPWGITFAPANFGVFSNDLLIGNFGDGMINVFDPKTFSYLGQLVDGTGKPLQYASLWELLPGAAPVTGTTAVGGGDASTVYFTAGLDKEQHGLLAGITNATTAGATPTIGFSTANPSATITAGGSTQVQLSVVPVNSFTGNVSLACTGLPANATCSFSPAQASVSSTAPTIVTATITTNTKTANMSPMHGPGMLSGIVVAALLPFASFLAIGKRRSVMTVRLACVAMVLMLSFAAAGGCGGYSTTQTSTTPAPVTPAGTSNVTFTATAGAVSQQTVMALTIK
- a CDS encoding ATP-binding protein gives rise to the protein MLQISVALIIAVTMALSLLVVRDRMRTDVQRSLHDDLQHSLQTFQDLQERRRSALERENTLLATLPTLRALMTTHDERTIQDSAQDFWKLSGNELFALADSEGRVIAAYAKGATNAADLRQQLQAAMSQSAKHYLLASGNLYEYTYTPIYFGTATNGTLLGYVVGGYSVDHELLREVGRGAGAEGIFLAGNRVAATTLPIDVSAGVIESASSAEDASPRALRLGAGRFLTVSRDLTRSANVPLHLIVLKSFDTAEQAEREISRVLLLAAVFAIAIGSVLMLVLARTLTKPLERLAAAVSAFANGDEAYALPADGPREVRYLSEVIAGMRADIQKKNRALLESERLATIGRMAHSVSHDLRHYLAAVYANAEFLASPSLPESERLEVFEEIRVAVLGTTDMLDTLLLFSTTGSTPPRHAVPMNTVVDRAIALIHAHPDAERVTVRADYADDDTNAIIDARQMERAVYNLLLNACQSAGQSNGRREVLVSVSVNEKHIAITVQDTGPGVPEIIRHTLFDAFVSNGKQKGTGLGLTLTHSVAQDHNGSVELVSSEPGATVFRLTIERKCPPGEATKPSTNASLVTP
- a CDS encoding response regulator transcription factor; the encoded protein is MQMQERDAAKSGAGVILGTKAQILVVEDDVRMQKILYRLFSEQGYAVTLCGDGQSGLDAFRAGRPAAVVLDLMLPNIYGRDLCRMVKAERAGTPVVILSAISEVADKVLLFDIGADDYVTKPFSPRELLARVQAAIRRTQKAPSASVFRFGECEIDFARMTAQRAGEPATLTAHEFKLLRYFADHPERVLSREELLNEVWGYNSYPTTRTVDNQILKLRQKLEPDAAEPRYIRTVHGAGYKFIP
- a CDS encoding PQQ-binding-like beta-propeller repeat protein, giving the protein MRIPLTHPRSFPCNRLACLAGLAVAALCIAPIAQAQYGNDHDDHGGGHSQHSWPSWGGNLENSHGSDAESAITTETVRDLKVKWQFTTGGDVSSTPTVEDGSVYVTDWGGFIHRVDAETGKAIWSHKVSEYTNLDTSLSRTSPALAGDLVVIGDQGAATVVVINKRDGSLVWKRTLDTTRTAYITSSPVIDGDRIFVGIASGQEGLAASDPTLVPDFRGSVVALDRKSGDVLWRTFTVPDGYSGGAVWGGNFVIDHKRGQLYASSGNNYSIPSSANACISGAMTPEAKFNCLDRADNIDSILAIDLRTGKPRWARRLFGPDTWTVACVAKPNLGIPCPDNSGPDFDFGSAPNFFTVHAGGRERDIVGAGQKSGMYWALDPDTGAILWGTQVGPGGTTGGIEWGSATDGKRVYVALNNSGRLPYTFPNGQTSIAGSWAALDALTGKVEWQVPASGQSAVNPTLAAGATGQMSIANGVVFAPSLSGDMVALDAANGKTLWKFASGGSVVDGPSIVDGTVYWGSGYGHFRIGTPNNKLYAFELPHGHHEEHGDDHGDGRDGRERGK
- a CDS encoding glycosyl hydrolase 115 family protein, with the translated sequence MRTSHRVLLLAFVGNVAAALCAAQTPLVELDKPSQATSFAVAAQGRAAAIYVAPGNPESVRTAAEAFAGDVERVTGIRPALLTSLKAPLPAQLILVGVVGKTSEFDQLQKQHRLETAAIDGKWEAAETLVISNPPAALLPGVKSALIVAGSDRRGTAFALFAMSRAMGVSPWYWWADVPVAKHRAIYVSPGLHTQAPPSVQYRGIFLNDEDWGLRPWAAKKMDPAVDGGKGNFGPHTYEHIFELLLRLHANSLWPAMHPGSLAFNAIPENAVLADKWGVVMGSSHSEALLRNNVGEWSEAAPPRGDGPWNYQKNADAMNAYWDKRLQVNGKYENFYTVGLRGLHDSGLQATGSAEVKARLVEGAMTKQRQLLEERVNRNVATLPQVIWLYKESLDLYRAGMKVPEDVTLGWTDDNYGYIRQLPNAVEQKRPGGSGVYYHVSYWGAPHDHLWLSSTPPALIREEMTKAYDHNARKYWVLNVGDIKPAEMDIDYFMQLAVDEPGMSKISQRQFLQGWLHEQIPSANAAAAADLMTRYYALNFVRRPEFMGFNGYDDGVKRTDFNPLAWPSHGQPDQNHARTAEWARASEEARVLSKSLPADETAAYFELVGYPVEAAAAMNEKFLATDLSFLDAAKQKSAETQRDASRAQAAYQTIQALTAKYNNLLGGKWDGIMSASPRERRVFEMPATATAADAKTPLPASWGEGQMQPERAPKSVTGFTEQHGAVSINAAHYGTKIDGDIAHWQTLDDLGISGSSVVYGSPGALANTAASGTPSSNAASLDYDFTTVTTDPGKLSIYLLPTFPLDSEHRLRYAVVLDVGAPMERVINGNGMQAAESGDGPSGAEWPRNVLRNAAVDSIELPSLAPGKHHIKLLYRDPGVVFQHLLLTFKGAAPAYPVPPETR